From the Solanum stenotomum isolate F172 chromosome 4, ASM1918654v1, whole genome shotgun sequence genome, one window contains:
- the LOC125862954 gene encoding cytokinin dehydrogenase 3-like, with product MAKFFLSYGYNLIIFFIISHLMSILGKLNPWNPSIPYEILSLNISSKLSTNSHAIKESSKDFGKIIQEILPAAVLYPSCVNDIIDLIQFSHDHSVPFHIAAKGHGHSIRGQAMAKNGVIVEMSSLNNNNNENCGVRVSWDLGLGFYADVGGEQLWIDVLRSTLEYGLAPVSWTDYLYLTVGGTLSNAGISGQTFRYGPQISNVHEMDVITGKGELVTCSKDMNSELFFGVLGGLGQFGIITRARIVLGKAPTRVKWVRMLYDDFSKFTKDQEHLISIHHNGLDYVEGSLMMEQSSLNNWRSSFFSPSNQTKIASLLSKNKIMYCLEIVKYYDDQNANTIDEELKKLVKGLKYLGGLMFKKDVSFVEFLNRVRSGELELQSKGKWDVPHPWLNLFVPKSSIMHFHAAVFVDIILRQNKTTGPILVYPTSRKRWDDRMSTMIPEEETFYCVGLLHSSSGYEECKILDNQNEEILNYCDKVGLNIKQYLPHYKTKEDWIKHFGKKWNIFQQRKDLFDPKMILSPGQRIFN from the exons ATGgctaagttttttttatccTATGGTTATaatcttattattttctttattattagtCATTTAATGTCCATTTTAGGAAAGTTAAATCCATGGAATCCTTCAATTCCTTATGAAATTCTTTCACTTAATatttcatcaaaacttagtACAAATTCTCATGCTATTAAAGAATCTTCCAaagattttggaaaaattattcAAGAAATATTACCAGCTGCTGTTCTTTATCCTTCTTGTGTTAATGACATAATTGACCtcattcaattttctcatgACCATTCTGTCCCTTTTCATATAGCAGCCAAAGGTCATGGACATTCCATTAGGGGACAAGCCATGGCAAAAAATGGGGTAATTGTGGAAATGAGttctttaaataataataataatgagaatTGTGGTGTTAGGGTTTCTTGGGatttggggttagggttttACGCGGATGTTGGAGGTGAACAATTATGGATTGATGTTCTTCGTAGCACCCTAGAGTATGGCCTAGCACCTGTTTCGTGGACAGATTATTTGTACCTTACCGTTGGTGGTACGCTTTCTAATGCGGGAATTAGTGGTCAAACTTTCCGATATGGTCCTCAAATAAGTAACGTTCATGAGATGGATGTTATTACAG GTAAAGGGGAATTAGTGACTTGCTCCAAAGATATGAATTCAGAATTGTTTTTTGGAGTTTTAGGAGGTTTAGGACAGTTTGGAATAATAACAAGAGCAAGAATTGTCTTGGGTAAAGCACCAACAAGA gTGAAATGGGTGAGAATGTTGTATGATGATTTCTCAAAATTCACAAAAGATCAAGAACATCTTATTTCAATTCATCATAATGGATTGGATTATGTTGAAGGCTCTCTAATGATGGAACAAAGCTCTCTAAATAATTGgagatcttcatttttttcacctTCCAATCAAACCAAAATTGCTTCATtattatccaaaaataaaattatgtattgCTTGGAAATAGTGAAGTACTATGATGACCAAAATGCTAATACTATTGATGAG GAGTTGAAGAAGTTGGTAAAAGGATTGAAGTATTTAGGTGGACTTATGTTCAAGAAAGATGTGAGTTTTGTGGAATTTTTGAATAGAGTTAGAAGTGGGGAATTAGAGTTACAATCAAAAGGAAAGTGGGATGTTCCACATCCATGGCTCAATTTGTTTGTACCAAAGTCTTCTATCATGCATTTTCATGCTGCTGTTTTTGTGGACATAATCCTCAGACAAAACAAGACAACTGGACCCATACTTGTCTACCCAACAAGTAGGAAAAG ATGGGATGATAGGATGTCAACAATGATACCAGAAGAGGAGACATTTTATTGTGTGGGACTTTTACATTCTTCAAGTGGATATGAAGAATGCAAGATTTTGGATaatcaaaatgaagaaatattaaattattgtgATAAAGTTGgcctcaatataaagcaatatcTTCCACATTACAAGACAAAAGAGGATTGGATTAAACATTTTGGTAAAAAATGGaatatttttcaacaaagaaaagaTCTATTTGATCCAAAGATGATTCTATCACCAGGACAAAGAATTTTTAATTAG
- the LOC125861671 gene encoding carbamoyl-phosphate synthase small chain, chloroplastic-like: protein MDGCLRIHNTVSTTITSPVFSKKSANFRVFTVKCSSLSGAAGVVERPWKVADARLVLEDGSIWKAKSFGARGTQVGEVVFNTSLTGYQEIITDPSYAGQFVLMTNPHIGNTGVNFGDEESMQCFLAGLVIRSLSISTSNWRCKETLGDYLAERNIMGIYDVDTRAITRRLREDGSLIGVLSTENSKHDEELLEMSRTWDIVGVDLISGVSCKSPYEWIDRTASDWEFNDNGRNKETFNVVAYDFGIKHNIFRRLASYGCKITVVPSTWPASETLKMKPDGVLFSNGPGDPSAVPYAVEAVKELIGKIPIFGICMGHQLLGQALGGKTFKMKFGHHGGNHPVRNLRNGCVEISAQNHNYAVDPKSLPEGVEVTHVNLNDGSCAGLASSKMKLMSLQYHPEASPGPHDSDPVFGEFIQLMKQEKVKA from the exons ATGGATGGTTGCTTGAGGATTCACAATACAGTTTCTACTACAATTACAAGCCCAGTTTTTTCGAAAAAGTCTGCAAATTTCAGAGTTTTCACTGTTAAATGCTCTTCACTTTCtg GAGCTGCAGGTGTGGTTGAAAGACCTTGGAAGGTAGCAGATGCTAGACTTGTCCTCGAGGATGGTTCCATATGGAAGGCAAAATCATTTGGTGCTCGTGGCACCCAAGTTGGAGAAGTGGTTTTTAATACCTCTTTAACTGg GTATCAGGAGATAATTACAGATCCCAGTTATGCGGGCCAGTTTGTCTTGATGACTAACCCTCATATCGGGAATACTGGGGTCAATTTTG GCGATGAAGAATCGATGCAGTGCTTTCTTGCAGGATTAGTCATTAGAAGCTTAAGTATCAG CACCTCAAATTGGAGATGCAAAGAGACACTTGGTGACTATTTGGCTGAAAGGAACATCATGGGTATAT ATGATGTTGACACTCGAGCAATTACACGAAGATTGAGAGAAGACGGTAGCCTCATTGGAGTATTGAGCACAGAAAATTCAAAACATGACGAAGAACTTCTTGAAATGTCCCGTACATGGGACATTGTGG GTGTGGATCTAATCAGTGGTGTTTCATGCAAATCTCCTTACGAATGGATTGATAGAACTGCCTCAGATTGGGAGTTTAATGATAATGGAAGAAATAAAGAAACTTTCAAT GTCGTTGCATATGATTTTGGAATCAAGCATAATATATTTCGGCGCTTAGCATCCTACGGCTGTAAAATCACTGTTGTTCCTTCAACATGGCCAGCATCTGAAACTCTGAAGATGAAACCTGATGGAGTTCTTTTCAGCAATGGGCCAGGAGATCCCTCTGCAGTTCCCTATGCAGTTGAAGCAGTAAAAGAACTTATTGGAAAAATTCCTATTTTTGGCATTTGTATGGGTCACCAGTTGCTTGGTCAAGCATTGGGGGGTAAGACATTCAAAATGAAATTCGGCCACCATGGAGGAAACCATCCAGTTCGAAACCTTCGAAATGGCTGTGTTGAGATCAGTGCCCAG AATCACAACTATGCTGTTGACCCCAAGTCTCTTCCAGAGGGTGTAGAGGTGACTCATGTAAATTTAAATGACGGAAGTTGTGCTGGTCTTGCCTCATCTAAAATGAAGCTGATGTCACTTCAATACCATCCCGAGGCATCTCCAGGACCTCATGATTCAGATCCTG TGTTTGGAGAGTTTATACAACTTATGAAGCAAGAAAAAGTGAAGGCATAA